DNA from Leptospira bandrabouensis:
AAAAAAATCTTTGGATCTTGGGTCACTGGGATTGTTTAGATTGAGTTTGCAGGATAAAGTAAATATCGTAAATAAAACTGTGACTAAATAAAAAAAATTCATATACTTACTTTTTAACAATTGGGAATAAAAAATTTCCCAATGGAATCAGAAATAGCTTATATATTTAGATCAATTGCTTTTTGATAAACTCCATCATATTCTAATTTTCTTTTTTTCCAACTCCAATCCAAATTCATAATGTTTTTCACTACGGTTTCTCGATCTGTAGATTCGAACAAATCTTTGGCCCGTTCTAAAGCATATCCCAACGAACTCGCGTCATTCGGTTCAAATACAATTCCGGTTTTGAAATCTAATAAAATAGATTCTTCCACAGTATCCCGTAAACCTCCCACACGAGAAACAATGGGAATCGTTCCATAGGCGTGACTATACATTTGGTTGAGTCCACAAGGTTCAAACAAAGAAGGCATAAGAAAAAAATCACTGGCTGCTTCAATTTTGTGAGCCAAACTTTCGTTATAACCTCTATAAAAATAAAATACTCCAGGAAAGTGATCGGAGAGATAAAAAAATGTTTTTTCCATTTCCAAATCACCGGAGCCAAGGACCACATAACGGTGTGGTAGGTGCCTTCTATTTAAAAAGGCTTGTAAAAATGTAGGAAAACCTTTTTGGAAAGTAAGCCTTCCTATTAGTCCAATCAAAGGTACATCTATTGGTAAAAAAGGCCTTCCAATTTCTTTGTACAACTCTTCTTTGTTTTTTAATTTTCCTTCTTTCCAGTTTTCTCTGGAATAAGATTTAAAAATTCTTTTGTCTTTTTCTGGATTCCATTCTTCTGTATCGATTCCATTTAAAATTCCAGAATAGTCAGAAGATCTTTGGTTTAAACAATAACTAAGCCCAAATCCATTTGGTTCAGACAATGTTTCTACTCGGTAACCGGGACTGACCGTAGTGATTTGTGCTGCCGATAGAATCCCTGCTTTCATATAATTACACTTTCCATCATGGTCAAAGGGACTTGTGATTAGGCGAAAAGGTTCTTCTTTTAAAAACCCGGTCATCCAATAGGGGTGGTCTCCTTGGTAAGCCAAATTGTGGACAGTGAAGACTGAGGGGATAGGGAAAGCAGAATCTTTTTGTAAAGCAAGTGACAAAGCAGTATGCCAGTCATGGGCATGGAAAATATCTACTTTTAGAATTTGGCTTAGCGCATAACAGGAGTATGAAAACATGGCAAACCGAAAATGTTCTTCTGCATGTCCATAAATTGAATTTAAGGATTGGAATAAGTCTGATTGAAAAAAGTACAATTTGACTCCTGATTCTTCCGCTTCCAAAAACCTAGAGTTTCTGAGTATGGAAACGACGAGTGAATCCGTTTTGGAATCGGCCGGGAGGAGAGCAGGAAATTCTTTCCCTGTCCATTTGGGTTCTTTACCCATCAAAGTGATGAGAGGCAATGCGACATAAACTTCTTCCGTCTCTGCCTGTTCTTTGGTAAGGGAGGAAAGCATGTCGGCAAGCCCACCCATCTTAATGTAAGGAAAATATTCTGCGGATGCGTGGAGAATCTTCATTTTCTGTTATTGACACCGACTCGCAAAGTAAGAAGCTAGAAAAACACAAAGTGAAATCGAGGAGAGATCCATGTCAGTATCTACTAATCTGCGCGGCCTTGCTGAATTAGGCCTTAAACCGTCTGAAGTCTTCCATAACTTATCTTACGAAGAAATTTACCAGCACGAATTGAACAACAAAGAAGGCGTAACTTCTGATAATGGGACGATGATGGTAGATACCGGGATTTTTACGGGTCGCTCCCCTAAAGACAAATACTTTGTCGATGAACCTTCTTCCACAAACAACATTTGGTGGGGACCGGTCAACACAAAGGTTTCCGAAGCTATTTTCAATGAATTATACGCTGAAGTCACCAAATTCCTAGATAATAAAAAACTCTATGTTTTTGACGGTCATGCAGGAACAAACAACGATACACGTATCTCCCTCCGTGTGGTGACTGAAAGAGCTTGGCAACACCATTTTTGCACAAACATGTTCCTTCGCCCAACCAAAGAAGAACTCGAAAAACTAAATCCAGAATTTACCATCATCAATGCATCCGGTTACAAAAACGCAAAATACAAAGAACACGGCCTCAATTCTGAAGTGTTTGTGATTTTCCACTTAGCGAAAAAAATCTGTATCATCGGTGGAACTGAATACGGTGGAGAAATGAAAAAAGGGATTTTCTCTGTCATGAACTACTACCTTCCACTCAAAAACGTTCTCACAATGCACTGCTCTGCAAACGTGGGTAAAGACGGAGATAGCGCTCTTTTCTTTGGTCTCTCTGGAACAGGAAAAACAACTCTTTCCACAGATCCACACCGTAAACTCATCGGTGATGATGAACATGGTTGGGACGATAACGGAATCTTCAATATTGAAGGTGGATGTTATGCAAAAACCATCAACCTAGATCCAAAAACAGAACCAGAAATCTATGCAGCCATCCGTCGTGATGCTCTTCTAGAAAACGTTGTGTTTGATGCGGCTACTAAAAAGGTAGATTACTCTTCTGCTGCGAAAACAGAAAACACTCGAGTTTCTTATCCAATTTTCCACATCGACAACATCCAACCAGGATCCAAAGCAGGTCACCCAAACACTGTAATCTTCCTCACTTACGATGCTTATGGTGTTCTTCCTGCGGTTTCTAAACTTTCTATCGAACAAGCAATGTATCACTTCCTTTCTGGTTACACAGCTAAGGTTGCGGGAACTGAGCGCGGTGTGAAAGAACCACAAGCAACATTCTCTGCTTGTTTCGGTCAGGCGTTTATGACTCTCCACCCAACATACTATGCAAAGTTACTCGGTGAAAAAATGAAAAAACACCAAGTAAATGCATACCTAATCAACACAGGTCTTGTTGGTGGAAAGTATGGTGTAGGAAAACGTATGAACCTTCCTGCAACTCGCCAAATCATCAATGAAATCCTTAACGGAAACATTGAAAAATCCGAGTTCGAAAAACACCCTGTATTTCAAGTGTCTTTCCCGAAAACAATCAACGGTGTGGATGCACATATCCTCAACCCACGTAACGCTTGGGAAAACAAAGAAGAATACGACAAAACAGCAACTGACCTTGCAAAACAATTCATTGAGAACTACAAAAAATACCTAACTGGTTCCAAAGAATTTGACTACAGCCAATACGGTCCAGTAGCGTAAGGGTTAAGTCAGAAAAATACAATGTATACCGACTTACGTAGGTAAGTTGGTTCATTGGTTTGGATCAAAGCCGCTCCTCCGAAAGGAAAGCGGCTTTTTTATTCCTTAGAAGTTTTGGATGAGTAGAAAAGAGGCGATATTGATTCCCACTAGGTGATAGGCGCTGGAAATGATACCATATAGAATGGGTTTCGGAATGTTTGGATTGATAGCGATATTAAACGTATTGGCAGCTAAATATCCAATTCCAATGAAAGATCCCCATTGGAGCGCATCGGCCATTTGGTTGATTTGCAATGCGGAGAACAAAACTGCTGTGGTGACTAGATTGAATAGAGTACAAATTCCGGGGCCAATGATAAATATTGGCGTGAGAGGTTCTGTTGTTTCGTTTTCTTTTCCGAGAGAAATTCTATATGGTTTTGCAAACAGAACAGTAAACCAAACGTAACCTAGAAAAAAATAGACAAGGAATGCCAATCCGATAGCAATCCAATTCAAATTGAATAAAATTTGTAACATAAACAATCTTCCTTTGGTAGATAAGTATTGAATGTTTATAACGAATTTTTGTAAGGAGGGATTGTAAAAAATCAGGGTGGGTGATTTTTTTTAAGTCAAAAATTCTGTGGGTGTTTTGCCTGTGAATGATTTGAATTCTCTTATGAAATGTGATTGGTCAAAATATCCAAAATCATAAGCAAGTCTTGTGAGCGAATTATATTTTCGAATTTCTTGAATTACGGAATTCATTCTTATGATGGAAGAAAATTGTTTGGGAGTACTTCCTATCAC
Protein-coding regions in this window:
- a CDS encoding glycogen/starch synthase — encoded protein: MKILHASAEYFPYIKMGGLADMLSSLTKEQAETEEVYVALPLITLMGKEPKWTGKEFPALLPADSKTDSLVVSILRNSRFLEAEESGVKLYFFQSDLFQSLNSIYGHAEEHFRFAMFSYSCYALSQILKVDIFHAHDWHTALSLALQKDSAFPIPSVFTVHNLAYQGDHPYWMTGFLKEEPFRLITSPFDHDGKCNYMKAGILSAAQITTVSPGYRVETLSEPNGFGLSYCLNQRSSDYSGILNGIDTEEWNPEKDKRIFKSYSRENWKEGKLKNKEELYKEIGRPFLPIDVPLIGLIGRLTFQKGFPTFLQAFLNRRHLPHRYVVLGSGDLEMEKTFFYLSDHFPGVFYFYRGYNESLAHKIEAASDFFLMPSLFEPCGLNQMYSHAYGTIPIVSRVGGLRDTVEESILLDFKTGIVFEPNDASSLGYALERAKDLFESTDRETVVKNIMNLDWSWKKRKLEYDGVYQKAIDLNI
- the pckA gene encoding phosphoenolpyruvate carboxykinase (ATP), with amino-acid sequence MSVSTNLRGLAELGLKPSEVFHNLSYEEIYQHELNNKEGVTSDNGTMMVDTGIFTGRSPKDKYFVDEPSSTNNIWWGPVNTKVSEAIFNELYAEVTKFLDNKKLYVFDGHAGTNNDTRISLRVVTERAWQHHFCTNMFLRPTKEELEKLNPEFTIINASGYKNAKYKEHGLNSEVFVIFHLAKKICIIGGTEYGGEMKKGIFSVMNYYLPLKNVLTMHCSANVGKDGDSALFFGLSGTGKTTLSTDPHRKLIGDDEHGWDDNGIFNIEGGCYAKTINLDPKTEPEIYAAIRRDALLENVVFDAATKKVDYSSAAKTENTRVSYPIFHIDNIQPGSKAGHPNTVIFLTYDAYGVLPAVSKLSIEQAMYHFLSGYTAKVAGTERGVKEPQATFSACFGQAFMTLHPTYYAKLLGEKMKKHQVNAYLINTGLVGGKYGVGKRMNLPATRQIINEILNGNIEKSEFEKHPVFQVSFPKTINGVDAHILNPRNAWENKEEYDKTATDLAKQFIENYKKYLTGSKEFDYSQYGPVA
- a CDS encoding DUF1761 domain-containing protein translates to MLQILFNLNWIAIGLAFLVYFFLGYVWFTVLFAKPYRISLGKENETTEPLTPIFIIGPGICTLFNLVTTAVLFSALQINQMADALQWGSFIGIGYLAANTFNIAINPNIPKPILYGIISSAYHLVGINIASFLLIQNF